A genome region from Hevea brasiliensis isolate MT/VB/25A 57/8 chromosome 9, ASM3005281v1, whole genome shotgun sequence includes the following:
- the LOC110661453 gene encoding uncharacterized protein LOC110661453 isoform X2 has product MPCSEETLFWLFYNVSSSSLLLLLFVYFSSTLLLKLLNFIGSYPIILRNQNGYEYNFSDEEEEVDTETYYYTDPREKDHLVADIVLGGESLVFLSNTSITQRTQNHVQEFVNQRQSLKGEDNDDETSASDDEKFSVLASAGSESKYDDADPVVKEEEEEDMTTRDADSVFDSAPDHGGPTTPITTYRQKNGLMDSDKNYEDYINQGIENKKMDTNFHGDEKFFVFAPTQFETKKLQVQEKDDEEIFGDSCTVGSTSKSSSEWRSSIKDSGTEDPFSSSSRRSCPKWESYTVFQKYDEEMTFLDRVSAQKLHETESLKSIQVNPRSISDRIVHKIATMNKKKPSDIRHNPYHELEAAYVAQICLTWEALNWNYKNFNSKRASQRDFDRGCPGHIAQQFQQFQVLLQRYVENEPYEQGRRPEVYARVRLLAPKLLLVPEYRDSEDDTNEEGFGSRISSAAFLMIMEDGIKTFMDFLKLDKQKPCQILSSFLRRNRRGSVDPALLQLMKKVNKKKKMKLKDLRRARKCIRKRKLKVEEEMEILMGLIDLKVVSRVLRMNDLSEEQLHWCEEKMSKVRVLDGKLQRDSLPLFFPAH; this is encoded by the exons ATGCCATGCTCTGAAGAAACTCTCTTCTGGTTGTTCTACAATGTCTCAAGCTCTTCCCTTCTCCTCCTCCTCTTCGTCTACTTCTCCTCCACTTTGCTGCTCAAGCTCCTCAACTTCATTGGTAGCTACCCAATAATCCTAAG AAATCAAAATGGGTATGAGTATAATTTCTCTGACGaggaggaagaagtagatactgaAACGTACTACTACACCGATCCTAGGGAAAAGGATCACCTTGTGGCTGATATAGTTCTTGGTGGTGAATCGCTTGTGTTTTTGTCTAACACGAGCATTACTCAAAGAacccaaaatcatgttcaagaaTTTGTAAACCAACGACAGTCCCTAAAAGGCGAAGATAATGATGATGAAACTTCTGCTAGTGATGATGAAAAGTTTTCTGTTCTTGCCTCAGCAGGTTCAGAATCCAAATATGATGATGCTGATCCTGTggttaaagaagaagaagaagaagacatgaCAACGAGAGATGCTGATTCAGTTTTTGATTCTGCTCCGGATCATGGCGGCCCCACCACACCGATCACCACATACCGACAGAAAAATGGTTTGATGGACAGTGACAAAAACTATG AAGATTACATTAATCAAGGAATAGAAAATAAGAAGATGGATACGAATTTCCATGGGGATGAGAAGTTTTTTGTTTTTGCTCCAACCCAGTTCGAGACCAAGAAACTTCAAGTTCAAGAAAAGGATGATGAGGAGATATTTGGTGACTCATGCACTGTGGGTTCTACATCTAAGAGCTCCTCTGAATGGAGAAGCTCAATTAAGGATTCAGGGACTGAAGatccattttcttcttcttcaagaaGAAGTTGCCCCAAGTGGGAATCCTACACAGTGTTCCAAAAATATGATGAAGAGATGACGTTCCTAGATAGAGTTAGTGCTCAAAAGCTTCATGAAACAG AGTCACTTAAGTCAATTCAAGTGAACCCAAGATCAATTTCAGATAGGATTGTTCATAAGATTGCAACTATGAACAAGAAGAAGCCTTCAGATATCCGCCATAACCCGTATCATGAACTGGAAGCTGCATATGTTGCTCAGATTTGCTTGACATGGGAAGCTCTCAATTGGAACTACAAGAACTTCAATTCTAAGAGAGCGTCGCAGCGAGATTTTGATCGTGGTTGTCCAGGGCATATCGCACAGCAGTTTCAGCAATTCCAAGTTCTTTTACAGCGTTATGTAGAAAATGAGCCTTATGAGCAAGGCAGGAGACCTGAGGTGTATGCCAGGGTGAGACTTTTGGCTCCAAAGTTACTTCTAGTTCCAGAATACCGAG ATTCAGAAGATGATACAAATGAGGAAGGTTTTGGCTCTAGAATTTCATCAGCTGCATTTCTCATGATAATGGAAGATGGAATCAAAACGTTCATGGATTTTCTCAAGCTTGATAAGCAGAAACCGTGCCAGATTCTATCATCTTTCTTAAGACGAAACCGAAGAGGATCAGTCGATCCCGCTCTTCTCCAACTAATGAAGAAGGTAAACAAAAAG AAGAAAATGAAGCTTAAAGATCTTCGCCGGGCTCGAAAATGCATaaggaaaagaaaattgaagGTAGAGGAAGAGATGGAAATATTGATGGGATTAATAGACTTGAAAGTGGTTTCAAGGGTATTGAGAATGAATGACCTAAGTGAAGAACAATTGCATTGGTGTGAAGAGAAGATGAGCAAAGTGAGAGTTTTGGATGGGAAACTTCAAAGAGATTCCTTACCACTTTTCTTCCCAGCACATTGA
- the LOC110661453 gene encoding uncharacterized protein LOC110661453 isoform X1 produces the protein MPCSEETLFWLFYNVSSSSLLLLLFVYFSSTLLLKLLNFIGSYPIILRNQNGYEYNFSDEEEEVDTETYYYTDPREKDHLVADIVLGGESLVFLSNTSITQRTQNHVQEFVNQRQSLKGEDNDDETSASDDEKFSVLASAGSESKYDDADPVVKEEEEEDMTTRDADSVFDSAPDHGGPTTPITTYRQKNGLMDSDKNYGEDYINQGIENKKMDTNFHGDEKFFVFAPTQFETKKLQVQEKDDEEIFGDSCTVGSTSKSSSEWRSSIKDSGTEDPFSSSSRRSCPKWESYTVFQKYDEEMTFLDRVSAQKLHETESLKSIQVNPRSISDRIVHKIATMNKKKPSDIRHNPYHELEAAYVAQICLTWEALNWNYKNFNSKRASQRDFDRGCPGHIAQQFQQFQVLLQRYVENEPYEQGRRPEVYARVRLLAPKLLLVPEYRDSEDDTNEEGFGSRISSAAFLMIMEDGIKTFMDFLKLDKQKPCQILSSFLRRNRRGSVDPALLQLMKKVNKKKKMKLKDLRRARKCIRKRKLKVEEEMEILMGLIDLKVVSRVLRMNDLSEEQLHWCEEKMSKVRVLDGKLQRDSLPLFFPAH, from the exons ATGCCATGCTCTGAAGAAACTCTCTTCTGGTTGTTCTACAATGTCTCAAGCTCTTCCCTTCTCCTCCTCCTCTTCGTCTACTTCTCCTCCACTTTGCTGCTCAAGCTCCTCAACTTCATTGGTAGCTACCCAATAATCCTAAG AAATCAAAATGGGTATGAGTATAATTTCTCTGACGaggaggaagaagtagatactgaAACGTACTACTACACCGATCCTAGGGAAAAGGATCACCTTGTGGCTGATATAGTTCTTGGTGGTGAATCGCTTGTGTTTTTGTCTAACACGAGCATTACTCAAAGAacccaaaatcatgttcaagaaTTTGTAAACCAACGACAGTCCCTAAAAGGCGAAGATAATGATGATGAAACTTCTGCTAGTGATGATGAAAAGTTTTCTGTTCTTGCCTCAGCAGGTTCAGAATCCAAATATGATGATGCTGATCCTGTggttaaagaagaagaagaagaagacatgaCAACGAGAGATGCTGATTCAGTTTTTGATTCTGCTCCGGATCATGGCGGCCCCACCACACCGATCACCACATACCGACAGAAAAATGGTTTGATGGACAGTGACAAAAACTATGGTG AAGATTACATTAATCAAGGAATAGAAAATAAGAAGATGGATACGAATTTCCATGGGGATGAGAAGTTTTTTGTTTTTGCTCCAACCCAGTTCGAGACCAAGAAACTTCAAGTTCAAGAAAAGGATGATGAGGAGATATTTGGTGACTCATGCACTGTGGGTTCTACATCTAAGAGCTCCTCTGAATGGAGAAGCTCAATTAAGGATTCAGGGACTGAAGatccattttcttcttcttcaagaaGAAGTTGCCCCAAGTGGGAATCCTACACAGTGTTCCAAAAATATGATGAAGAGATGACGTTCCTAGATAGAGTTAGTGCTCAAAAGCTTCATGAAACAG AGTCACTTAAGTCAATTCAAGTGAACCCAAGATCAATTTCAGATAGGATTGTTCATAAGATTGCAACTATGAACAAGAAGAAGCCTTCAGATATCCGCCATAACCCGTATCATGAACTGGAAGCTGCATATGTTGCTCAGATTTGCTTGACATGGGAAGCTCTCAATTGGAACTACAAGAACTTCAATTCTAAGAGAGCGTCGCAGCGAGATTTTGATCGTGGTTGTCCAGGGCATATCGCACAGCAGTTTCAGCAATTCCAAGTTCTTTTACAGCGTTATGTAGAAAATGAGCCTTATGAGCAAGGCAGGAGACCTGAGGTGTATGCCAGGGTGAGACTTTTGGCTCCAAAGTTACTTCTAGTTCCAGAATACCGAG ATTCAGAAGATGATACAAATGAGGAAGGTTTTGGCTCTAGAATTTCATCAGCTGCATTTCTCATGATAATGGAAGATGGAATCAAAACGTTCATGGATTTTCTCAAGCTTGATAAGCAGAAACCGTGCCAGATTCTATCATCTTTCTTAAGACGAAACCGAAGAGGATCAGTCGATCCCGCTCTTCTCCAACTAATGAAGAAGGTAAACAAAAAG AAGAAAATGAAGCTTAAAGATCTTCGCCGGGCTCGAAAATGCATaaggaaaagaaaattgaagGTAGAGGAAGAGATGGAAATATTGATGGGATTAATAGACTTGAAAGTGGTTTCAAGGGTATTGAGAATGAATGACCTAAGTGAAGAACAATTGCATTGGTGTGAAGAGAAGATGAGCAAAGTGAGAGTTTTGGATGGGAAACTTCAAAGAGATTCCTTACCACTTTTCTTCCCAGCACATTGA
- the LOC110661453 gene encoding uncharacterized protein LOC110661453 isoform X3 produces the protein MPCSEETLFWLFYNVSSSSLLLLLFVYFSSTLLLKLLNFIGSYPIILRNQNGYEYNFSDEEEEVDTETYYYTDPREKDHLVADIVLGGESLVFLSNTSITQRTQNHVQEFVNQRQSLKGEDNDDETSASDDEKFSVLASAGSESKYDDADPVVKEEEEEDMTTRDADSVFDSAPDHGGPTTPITTYRQKNGLMDSDKNYGEDYINQGIENKKMDTNFHGDEKFFVFAPTQFETKKLQVQEKDDEEIFGDSCTVGSTSKSSSEWRSSIKDSGTEDPFSSSSRRSCPKWESYTVFQKYDEEMTFLDRVSAQKLHETESLKSIQVNPRSISDRIVHKIATMNKKKPSDIRHNPYHELEAAYVAQICLTWEALNWNYKNFNSKRASQRDFDRGCPGHIAQQFQQFQVLLQRYVENEPYEQGRRPEVYARVRLLAPKLLLVPEYREDDTNEEGFGSRISSAAFLMIMEDGIKTFMDFLKLDKQKPCQILSSFLRRNRRGSVDPALLQLMKKVNKKKKMKLKDLRRARKCIRKRKLKVEEEMEILMGLIDLKVVSRVLRMNDLSEEQLHWCEEKMSKVRVLDGKLQRDSLPLFFPAH, from the exons ATGCCATGCTCTGAAGAAACTCTCTTCTGGTTGTTCTACAATGTCTCAAGCTCTTCCCTTCTCCTCCTCCTCTTCGTCTACTTCTCCTCCACTTTGCTGCTCAAGCTCCTCAACTTCATTGGTAGCTACCCAATAATCCTAAG AAATCAAAATGGGTATGAGTATAATTTCTCTGACGaggaggaagaagtagatactgaAACGTACTACTACACCGATCCTAGGGAAAAGGATCACCTTGTGGCTGATATAGTTCTTGGTGGTGAATCGCTTGTGTTTTTGTCTAACACGAGCATTACTCAAAGAacccaaaatcatgttcaagaaTTTGTAAACCAACGACAGTCCCTAAAAGGCGAAGATAATGATGATGAAACTTCTGCTAGTGATGATGAAAAGTTTTCTGTTCTTGCCTCAGCAGGTTCAGAATCCAAATATGATGATGCTGATCCTGTggttaaagaagaagaagaagaagacatgaCAACGAGAGATGCTGATTCAGTTTTTGATTCTGCTCCGGATCATGGCGGCCCCACCACACCGATCACCACATACCGACAGAAAAATGGTTTGATGGACAGTGACAAAAACTATGGTG AAGATTACATTAATCAAGGAATAGAAAATAAGAAGATGGATACGAATTTCCATGGGGATGAGAAGTTTTTTGTTTTTGCTCCAACCCAGTTCGAGACCAAGAAACTTCAAGTTCAAGAAAAGGATGATGAGGAGATATTTGGTGACTCATGCACTGTGGGTTCTACATCTAAGAGCTCCTCTGAATGGAGAAGCTCAATTAAGGATTCAGGGACTGAAGatccattttcttcttcttcaagaaGAAGTTGCCCCAAGTGGGAATCCTACACAGTGTTCCAAAAATATGATGAAGAGATGACGTTCCTAGATAGAGTTAGTGCTCAAAAGCTTCATGAAACAG AGTCACTTAAGTCAATTCAAGTGAACCCAAGATCAATTTCAGATAGGATTGTTCATAAGATTGCAACTATGAACAAGAAGAAGCCTTCAGATATCCGCCATAACCCGTATCATGAACTGGAAGCTGCATATGTTGCTCAGATTTGCTTGACATGGGAAGCTCTCAATTGGAACTACAAGAACTTCAATTCTAAGAGAGCGTCGCAGCGAGATTTTGATCGTGGTTGTCCAGGGCATATCGCACAGCAGTTTCAGCAATTCCAAGTTCTTTTACAGCGTTATGTAGAAAATGAGCCTTATGAGCAAGGCAGGAGACCTGAGGTGTATGCCAGGGTGAGACTTTTGGCTCCAAAGTTACTTCTAGTTCCAGAATACCGAG AAGATGATACAAATGAGGAAGGTTTTGGCTCTAGAATTTCATCAGCTGCATTTCTCATGATAATGGAAGATGGAATCAAAACGTTCATGGATTTTCTCAAGCTTGATAAGCAGAAACCGTGCCAGATTCTATCATCTTTCTTAAGACGAAACCGAAGAGGATCAGTCGATCCCGCTCTTCTCCAACTAATGAAGAAGGTAAACAAAAAG AAGAAAATGAAGCTTAAAGATCTTCGCCGGGCTCGAAAATGCATaaggaaaagaaaattgaagGTAGAGGAAGAGATGGAAATATTGATGGGATTAATAGACTTGAAAGTGGTTTCAAGGGTATTGAGAATGAATGACCTAAGTGAAGAACAATTGCATTGGTGTGAAGAGAAGATGAGCAAAGTGAGAGTTTTGGATGGGAAACTTCAAAGAGATTCCTTACCACTTTTCTTCCCAGCACATTGA